From Immundisolibacter sp., one genomic window encodes:
- the uvrA gene encoding excinuclease ABC subunit UvrA, translating into MSSIPEGQPAIRIRGARTHNLKNIDLDLPRDKLTVITGPSGSGKSSLAFDTLYAEGQRRYVESLSAYARQFLSVMEKPDVDHIEGLSPAISIEQKSTSHNPRSTVGTITEIYDYLRLLYARVGEPQCPEHGVVLRAQTVSQMVDTLLALPEETRVMLLAPVVAGRKGEHAQLIEGLRGRGYVRARIDGELVELDQAPPLDGKRKHNVEVVVDRLRLRPDAQSRLADSLEAALALGDGIVKVAFLDQDTAELLFSARFACPHCGYSLAELEPRLFSFNNPAGACPECDGLGVAQFFDPQRIVADPSLSLAAGAIPGWDRRNAYYMHILQGLARHYGFDIETPFEELAQLHQQAILFGSGEEQINFTYAGPDGRGKRKRHAFEGIVNNFARRYRETDSNAVREHLSRFLGNRLCTACGGSRLRREARHVYIAGRPLPELVVLPVGQARAFFSTLELPGARGTIAQKILREIEARLGFLVNVGLDYLTLARSADTLSGGEAQRIRLASQIGAGLVGVLYVLDEPSIGLHQRDNQRLLSTLTYLRDLGNTVIVIEHDEDAMRLADHLVDIGPGAGVHGGYIIAEGTPAQIIANPDSVTGQYLSGKRAIALPATRTPPDPQRVLRIEGASGNNLRDVTVEIPLGLLTCITGVSGSGKSTLINETLYKAVAQKLNQARDEPAPYQAIHGLEQIDKVVNIDQSPIGRTPRSNPATYTGLFTPIRELMAGTPEARARAYGPGRFSFNVAGGRCEACQGDGMLKVEMHFLADIYVPCDICHGQRYNRETLEIQYKGRNIHQILDMTIEQAGEFFSAVPIVKRKLDTLSAVGLGYVRLGQAATTLSGGEAQRVKLSRELSKRDTGRTLYILDEPTTGLHFQDIELLLGVLTRLRDDGNTLVVIEHNLDVIKTADWLIDLGPEGGSGGGQILACGTPEDLALEPHSHTGRFLAPLLARQAKTSQRGKRSA; encoded by the coding sequence ATGAGCAGCATTCCCGAAGGCCAGCCCGCCATCCGCATCCGCGGCGCGCGCACCCACAACCTGAAGAACATCGACCTCGATCTGCCACGCGACAAGCTGACGGTCATCACCGGCCCGTCGGGGTCCGGCAAGTCCTCGCTGGCCTTCGACACGCTGTACGCGGAGGGCCAGCGCCGCTACGTGGAATCGTTGTCCGCCTACGCGCGCCAGTTCCTGTCGGTGATGGAAAAGCCGGACGTCGATCACATCGAGGGCCTGTCGCCGGCCATCTCGATCGAGCAGAAATCGACCTCCCACAACCCGCGCTCGACGGTCGGCACCATCACCGAGATTTACGACTACCTGCGCCTGCTGTACGCCCGCGTCGGCGAGCCGCAGTGCCCGGAGCACGGCGTGGTGCTGCGCGCGCAGACGGTCAGCCAGATGGTCGACACGCTGCTGGCGCTGCCCGAGGAAACGCGCGTCATGCTGCTGGCGCCGGTGGTCGCCGGGCGCAAGGGCGAGCACGCGCAGTTGATCGAGGGCCTGCGCGGGCGCGGCTACGTGCGGGCGCGCATCGACGGCGAGCTGGTGGAACTCGACCAGGCGCCGCCGCTGGATGGCAAGCGCAAGCACAACGTGGAGGTGGTGGTCGACCGGCTGCGCCTGCGCCCGGACGCGCAAAGCCGCCTGGCCGATTCGCTGGAAGCGGCGCTGGCGCTCGGCGACGGCATCGTCAAGGTGGCGTTTCTGGACCAGGACACGGCCGAGCTGCTGTTCTCGGCCCGCTTTGCCTGCCCGCACTGCGGCTACTCGCTGGCGGAGCTCGAACCGCGCCTGTTCTCGTTCAACAACCCGGCCGGCGCCTGTCCGGAGTGCGACGGCCTGGGGGTGGCGCAGTTCTTCGACCCGCAGCGCATCGTCGCCGATCCGAGCCTCAGCCTGGCCGCCGGCGCCATTCCCGGCTGGGACCGGCGCAATGCCTATTACATGCACATCCTGCAGGGCCTGGCCCGGCACTACGGCTTCGACATCGAAACGCCGTTCGAGGAACTGGCGCAGCTGCACCAGCAGGCGATCCTGTTCGGCAGCGGCGAGGAGCAAATCAACTTCACCTACGCCGGCCCGGACGGGCGCGGCAAGCGCAAGCGGCACGCCTTCGAAGGCATCGTCAACAACTTTGCCCGTCGCTACCGCGAGACCGACTCGAATGCCGTGCGCGAGCACCTGTCGCGCTTTCTGGGCAACCGGCTGTGCACCGCCTGTGGCGGCAGCCGGCTGCGGCGCGAGGCGCGCCACGTCTACATCGCCGGCCGGCCGCTGCCGGAGCTGGTGGTGCTGCCGGTGGGCCAGGCGCGGGCGTTTTTCAGCACGCTGGAACTGCCCGGCGCACGCGGCACCATCGCCCAGAAGATCCTGCGCGAGATCGAGGCCCGGCTGGGCTTTCTGGTCAACGTCGGCCTCGACTACCTGACCCTGGCCCGCTCGGCCGACACCCTGTCCGGCGGCGAAGCGCAGCGCATCCGCCTGGCCAGCCAGATCGGCGCCGGCCTGGTCGGCGTGCTGTACGTGCTGGACGAGCCGTCCATCGGCCTGCACCAGCGCGACAACCAGCGCCTGCTGTCCACGCTCACCTACCTTCGCGATCTGGGCAACACGGTGATCGTGATCGAGCATGACGAGGATGCCATGCGCCTGGCCGACCACCTGGTCGACATCGGCCCCGGCGCCGGCGTGCACGGCGGCTACATCATTGCCGAGGGCACGCCGGCCCAGATCATCGCCAACCCGGATTCGGTCACCGGCCAGTACCTGTCCGGCAAGCGCGCCATTGCCCTGCCGGCCACGCGCACGCCGCCCGACCCGCAGCGGGTTCTGCGCATCGAGGGCGCCAGCGGCAACAACCTGCGGGACGTGACGGTGGAAATCCCGCTCGGCCTGCTGACCTGCATCACCGGCGTGTCCGGCTCCGGCAAGTCCACGCTGATCAACGAGACGCTGTACAAGGCGGTGGCGCAGAAGCTGAACCAGGCGCGCGACGAGCCGGCCCCGTATCAGGCCATCCACGGCCTGGAACAGATCGACAAGGTGGTCAACATCGACCAAAGCCCGATCGGCAGAACACCCCGTTCGAATCCGGCCACTTACACCGGACTTTTCACGCCGATCCGCGAACTGATGGCCGGCACGCCGGAGGCGCGCGCCCGCGCCTACGGGCCGGGGCGTTTCAGCTTCAACGTGGCCGGTGGCCGCTGCGAGGCCTGCCAGGGCGACGGCATGCTCAAGGTCGAGATGCACTTCCTGGCCGACATTTACGTGCCGTGTGACATATGTCACGGCCAGCGCTACAACCGCGAGACTCTGGAGATTCAATACAAGGGCAGGAACATCCACCAGATTCTGGACATGACCATCGAACAGGCGGGCGAGTTCTTCAGCGCCGTGCCCATCGTCAAGCGCAAGCTCGACACGCTCAGCGCCGTCGGCCTGGGTTACGTGCGTCTGGGTCAGGCCGCCACCACCCTGTCCGGCGGCGAGGCGCAGCGCGTCAAGCTGTCGCGCGAACTATCCAAGCGCGACACCGGTCGCACTCTGTACATCCTGGACGAACCGACCACCGGCCTGCACTTCCAGGACATCGAGCTGCTGCTGGGCGTGCTCACGCGCCTGCGCGACGACGGCAACACGCTGGTGGTGATCGAGCACAACCTGGACGTGATCAAGACCGCCGACTGGCTGATCGATCTTGGCCCCGAGGGCGGCAGCGGCGGCGGCCAGATCCTGGCCTGCGGCACACCGGAAGACCTGGCGCTGGAACCGCACTCGCACACCGGGCGCTTTCTGGCGCCGCTGCTGGCGCGGCAGGCCAAAACATCCCAACGAGGCAAACGCAGCGCGTGA
- the glcF gene encoding glycolate oxidase subunit GlcF: MQTQFPHHVRTTAEGAAVERIVRKCVHCGFCNVTCPTFQIRRDELDGPRGRIYQIKDAIETGVVAPSLRTHLDRCLSCRACETTCPAGVEYGRVLDYGREVAEQAAPRRPGERLVRWGLRLVLPHAGRFAAVLGLGRLARPLLPASLKALIPPARAAGPRPTSRHARRMLLLAGCVQDALDPRINAATARVLDRLGIQLDVIASSGCCGALSHHLTATDEARDFMRRNIDAWWPQLQAGAEAIVVTASGCAVQVKDYGRLLADDPAYAERAQKIADCARDLSQVLAAEDLSLLTPAPGAPRRIAFQSPCTLQHGQRLGGVVEGLLRRAGFELQPVADGHICCGAAGTYALLQPELSHELRGRKLANLAAGAPQLIVTANIGCLSHLQGRAPVSVRHWIELFDPAD, from the coding sequence ATGCAGACGCAATTTCCGCACCACGTGCGTACCACCGCCGAGGGCGCCGCCGTCGAGCGCATCGTGCGCAAGTGCGTGCACTGCGGCTTCTGCAACGTCACCTGCCCGACGTTTCAGATTCGCCGCGACGAGCTCGACGGCCCGCGCGGTCGCATCTACCAGATCAAGGACGCCATCGAGACCGGCGTGGTCGCGCCCAGCCTGCGCACGCACCTTGATCGCTGCCTGAGCTGCCGCGCCTGCGAGACCACCTGCCCGGCGGGCGTGGAGTACGGCCGCGTGTTGGACTACGGCCGCGAAGTCGCCGAACAGGCGGCGCCGCGCCGCCCCGGCGAGCGCCTTGTGCGCTGGGGTCTGCGCCTGGTTTTGCCGCACGCCGGCCGCTTTGCGGCCGTGCTGGGACTCGGCAGACTGGCGCGCCCGCTGTTGCCGGCCAGCCTGAAAGCCCTTATTCCGCCGGCCCGCGCAGCCGGGCCACGGCCGACCAGCCGCCACGCGCGGCGCATGCTGCTGCTGGCCGGCTGCGTGCAGGACGCGCTCGACCCGCGCATCAACGCCGCCACCGCGCGCGTGCTGGATCGGCTCGGCATTCAACTGGATGTCATCGCCAGCAGCGGCTGCTGCGGCGCGCTCAGCCACCACCTGACCGCCACCGACGAGGCGCGGGATTTCATGCGCCGCAACATCGACGCCTGGTGGCCGCAGCTGCAAGCCGGCGCGGAAGCCATCGTGGTCACCGCCAGCGGCTGCGCGGTGCAGGTCAAGGACTACGGCCGCCTGCTGGCCGATGATCCGGCTTACGCCGAGCGTGCGCAGAAAATTGCCGACTGCGCGCGGGACCTGTCGCAAGTGCTCGCCGCCGAAGACCTATCGCTCCTCACGCCGGCCCCCGGCGCGCCGCGGCGCATCGCCTTCCAGAGCCCCTGCACGCTGCAACACGGCCAGCGCCTGGGCGGCGTGGTGGAGGGCCTGCTGCGCCGGGCAGGCTTCGAACTGCAGCCGGTGGCAGACGGGCACATCTGCTGCGGGGCGGCCGGCACCTATGCGCTGCTGCAGCCTGAGCTGTCGCACGAACTGCGTGGCCGCAAACTGGCCAACCTGGCTGCCGGCGCGCCGCAGCTGATCGTCACCGCCAACATCGGCTGCCTGAGCCATCTGCAGGGCAGGGCGCCGGTGTCGGTGCGCCACTGGATCGAGCTGTTCGATCCGGCGGACTGA
- a CDS encoding ATP-binding protein, with translation MQGYSPFDKPLRDLQSADLKALKQASEGWYIEYKRETPNAVAIAKSLSAFANTYGGWLFLGVQEESKVNPVAGEFPGLPRDEVDSSLQRLRKSAVDHLNPTPHFETKVLWGPDSEVGLAEGRAVICAWIPQSSSAPHIHRTGQIYRRVSDASEPKAENDRFVLDQLWRRGDDIKHTHKDWYDRDPEFSTQEKSQPYVRLMLIADRWAERGLWIDVHDDQVRAALGEPGEVIGIPFDTVHTSSDGFIGRQLKGNDPQNLTLTWRLRRSLVSDVFIPLPLFQPDHRALLAQDLDGYMHTQRFIDLLGRYNTNALRIVDLNYVFSVLIGVAEIQERLCKLAGWSESYHLKVKLLNCWRTIPYIDVADVLDRFETYGPPMCLDSVAAFPRLPGPEDYLEIFRHPEVESSVGRVFSQAVAMFWPLALLYGVPTWEEDKPVAAYHEALQQAGRRAIDVQHRRNVRARK, from the coding sequence ATGCAAGGATATTCCCCTTTCGACAAACCGCTTCGAGACCTTCAGAGCGCTGATCTAAAGGCTTTGAAGCAAGCATCTGAAGGCTGGTATATCGAGTACAAGCGCGAAACTCCGAATGCGGTCGCCATTGCAAAATCTCTGTCGGCATTTGCCAATACGTACGGAGGCTGGCTCTTTTTGGGGGTACAGGAAGAATCTAAAGTGAATCCCGTAGCGGGCGAGTTTCCGGGCTTGCCACGGGATGAAGTCGACTCATCGCTACAGCGGCTACGAAAGTCTGCAGTCGATCACTTGAATCCCACTCCACACTTTGAAACGAAGGTTCTCTGGGGACCCGACTCAGAGGTTGGGCTCGCCGAGGGGCGTGCGGTAATTTGTGCTTGGATTCCACAGAGTAGTTCTGCGCCGCATATCCACAGAACGGGACAGATCTACCGACGCGTATCCGATGCATCTGAGCCAAAGGCCGAGAATGATCGTTTTGTCTTGGACCAACTATGGCGCCGCGGCGATGACATCAAACACACACACAAGGATTGGTACGACCGCGACCCGGAGTTCTCTACGCAAGAGAAGTCACAACCTTATGTCCGGTTGATGCTCATCGCAGACCGCTGGGCGGAGCGCGGCCTCTGGATCGATGTTCATGATGACCAAGTGCGCGCGGCGCTCGGCGAGCCCGGCGAAGTCATTGGCATTCCCTTTGATACTGTCCACACATCAAGCGATGGCTTTATCGGAAGGCAACTAAAAGGAAACGACCCTCAGAACTTGACGCTTACTTGGCGTCTCCGCAGAAGTCTAGTAAGCGATGTGTTCATTCCACTGCCACTGTTTCAGCCAGATCACCGAGCATTGCTCGCGCAGGACTTAGACGGTTATATGCACACTCAGCGCTTCATCGACCTTCTTGGGAGGTACAACACCAATGCGCTGCGGATAGTTGACCTGAACTACGTTTTCAGCGTGCTGATAGGCGTGGCCGAGATTCAGGAGAGACTGTGCAAGCTGGCCGGGTGGAGCGAGAGCTATCATCTGAAGGTCAAACTCCTTAATTGCTGGCGAACGATTCCATACATTGATGTTGCCGACGTGCTGGATCGATTCGAAACGTACGGACCGCCGATGTGCTTAGATTCGGTTGCCGCATTCCCGCGTCTCCCCGGTCCTGAAGACTACCTGGAGATTTTTCGTCACCCGGAAGTCGAGAGCAGTGTGGGCAGAGTCTTCTCTCAGGCTGTCGCCATGTTCTGGCCATTAGCCCTTTTATATGGGGTCCCGACGTGGGAGGAGGACAAACCCGTCGCGGCATATCACGAAGCTCTTCAGCAGGCAGGGCGTCGAGCCATAGACGTTCAGCATCGCCGAAACGTGCGGGCACGCAAGTGA